GATCATTATTCGACGATTAATATCAAActtttgtgttttgaaaatatgtaagagCTAATGTTGGAATGATTATATTTTCAGGCTGCTGAATTAGCCGAGATTGCGAGACAAGAGTCTGAACTTGCGGCCGCCCGCCTGGAGGAGCTCTCACAAAGTGGATCTGCCGCTGATATTCCTGAAGCTGATGCCTCGTAAGCATGAaccttttatattaaaagactCAATTGTTTTGCGCAGTTTTCATGTCGCCATAAGATAACAGACAAGTACCAAGACTTTAAGACAAAAATCGatcataatttaattgtaaCGAACTTCTTATCAGGGAACCCGCTGCAGATGAGCCACAGCCCATTGTAGAAGAACCAGAATCCCCTGAAGTCGTGCCTGAAACCCCCGCCGAGCCCGAGGCCGAGGCCGAGCAGGCCGGTGACGTCAGCGAAGACGAGAAAGCGGAGCCTGACCTAACCGACGAAGAATAAACACCCATAgcaacttataaatatttttatatataagcattttctgttatttaatgtattttcatGCTAAACATTATTCATGCGCATTTTTTCATAGAGTAGACATGAATAACGTGATAGCAATGAGGTGGTCATCCTTCTACCACTCTTTCTTTTGCGTAATCAAATTATGCAACAATGAAAGTCAACCTTCCTTCTTGTATATGTATGTTTAGGAAATCTACCACCGTTAACCAAGTgaattttaactaaaacttaaatgttaatagtttaagtgttttaatgatgttatattttgttaaattttaacaataaaagacATATTAACATGTTGGTTTTCATTCTTCATATTTATATGTGTTAATAGAACTGGTCTTCCTATTAATTACCTactctacatatacatatttcagTAATAATATGATTCATCCCACTAGCCACCTGGTATCACTCCAGACCACTGCAATAGCAGTGCTATGTGCCACCTATTGGAGTCAGTTGGGTTTCTTTATAGGCAATTTTTTTCCAGTTGTATAAAGTAAAGGTCCCATGGGGCGCAGGCAAAACAAGGGAAACAGCGAGCTTTTATATCCCTAGCTAGCTCATGACACAATCCTGTAATTCCTGAAGCCcaaactatatttaaaaaagctaTGTGGTTTGAATGTTCAGAAATACCTCTGTAAAATTTATTCTAATTAGAAGAAGGTTCAACTATAACAGTGTTTCTTAATGCTTCATACAATGCCAAATGAGAAATGACTGTCCATATATTGGTACTACAAAAATCTACACtacattctaaataaaatacacaagataaataaatataaaaatatattttttatactactTACAACAAATATCTTACATCTAGttataatacataataagtaaactattttataataatgttataagtCCATTTTCACCACTGCTTCTGCTGTTTTGGAAACTTCTTCCTTTGTAACTGGTTTCTCTAACTTTTTCGTTGGAGCTTTCACTGTAGAAGGTGATGGCTTGGCCTGGGTAGCTTTTGGCTTTTTGCTGATCTCCACAAACTCTTTGTCGATGTCTTGGACTTTTTGCTTGATCtggaattaaaagaaaaatattgtaagtatttatatttgcCCTCCATCCTTGTAGACCTTTATATTTCCAAGGACAAGCAACCTTCAAAACCTGAGGCTTTACATTGCACTCTGGATAAACCTAGTGAATACTTTATGAAATTGCATGGTTAAAATCtcttttaaaatcttaaatgCGACTATTTAGATATTCTACGATTTTTAGATTTACTACCTAGTGATGTTAGCTTGCtgtaagacgacccactgaccggaTAAACAATGGAAAACAGTAGGTATGGTAATGGTCCTGTCTTGTAGCTATAAAGTCTCAGTAGAGCAAGAAATAAAATCTGGGGATGATCATTCTCAAATGCGAATTGCAACGAGAAGAAAGTAGCAAGCTTTAAGACGTAATTACGAGATTTTCGACTTCTGCCACTCTTTTAGCTACAATGTACATGTATAATGGAATATATACTTGACTTCTCAAAGAAATGGATAATATTATTAGTGTCTTATTcttaaaaacatgttaaatAGTAAATCAAAAGTTAACCTTACATTTTTCAATCCTAAGTTCACGGCTTTCGCTTTGGTTTTCTTCAAACTCTTGGCACCAGCCACTTTAAACACGTTGGCTTTTGgaccttttttattatttttgcccATGTTTAGTTATTAACTagtaattatagaaaaataatccGAAGGGAAACAACTCCTCACGTGTTTACGAACCGTCAAGTGTCAATAATTTTGACAGATCATGTCAGTGAACTTTAGTGAGCgatcgataaaaaaattaaaagtatcaaTTCATTTTATAATGGGAAGATGGaaagattattaaataatattctaagGCAAAAGTTTTGAAGTAAGACAGATAATTGCTTAAatcttaatatcaaaattacggCAGTGAAAAATACCGGTTAATAAATCATTTGATTTGCTTGAAGTGCAGTAACTTTCTGCGTATATCGGAACGTGGTACATGATTGATAAATAGCAAATGAACTTTGTGCAACACTTTGCTATTTCAGTGATAAAGGGTCTGATTATTTATtgtcacaaaacaaaacaaagttttgTCGTTTTATTTGTGAAGAAGTACATAAACGCCGTCAAAATTACTTACTACTCGAAGTACAACGGGAATATTTCCGCCATGGCTAAGGTAAGAATACATCCACGCCTGTTTACTTCTCCTTatcttttattaatataatgataTTATTTGATTTGCATACTGGACAATCTTGCTATGTAAACTTGTTGTTTGTATCCGGTTTAACTTGTTGAATACCGAGCAATGCCGCTAAGTACTACAGTCTAATATCAGGAGGCTTCTTACTGCTCAATCGTATTATACAGTGCGCGTATTATTCATTATTATGGGCGATATCGTTGAAACTAAGGTAGGTAAATAGTACCGCTAAATATTTAGTTCAAATACAAACCTGTTGATATAAATACAGTTCTAGAAACAAGTGCCTAAGCTACAGGTTAGCCTGTAGATATCTACACTTACCTATAAGTACGTAGGTACCTGTGTAAATAATTCACactcaaaatacttatttaaaagtttgtttttcattaggtacataacaatatttacaaaaaaaaaaaaatcctttttaaaaAAGGAACTCCATTCACAAACCATAAATTAATACACAACAGACCTTTTTCTcctgtttttgtatttttttattccagcCGGTATTATATTCATACTGGCGAAGCTCATGTTCCTGGCGGGTGCGGATTGCACTCAACTTGAAGGAGATACCTTATGATATTAAGGCCGTCAGCCTGATAAAGGGTGGCGGGGAACAACACTGCAATGAGTACCGGGAAGTCAACCCTATGGAGCAGGTCCCGTCTCTGTGTATAGGTAaatataccatattttttttaaagtataagACACTTCATTTATATTAGGTGTCTGTTTCATGTGTCAAGTATTGGTATCTTGATATTTATGAGTGTATGTTGATGTGTATGTTCACTTCTTTAAATCTTGTTACCCAATGATTTATCCTATTTTTCTATGCAGGCCTTTACAATCTTGATCTATTGAGGAAACTGTatattcttatatatttttcagatgGGCATACCCTTGTGGAATCTCTGAACATAATGCATTACTTGGAAGAGACAAGGCCAAATCAAAGGCCTCTTATGCCCCAAGATTGCTTTAAACGCGCAAAAGTTCGGGAAATCTgtgaggtattttatttattcaattacatATATGCATTTATGtaattcagaaaataatatttttctttaatttttgtttaaaaagttcATAAGGCAATTTGTTGCTTTTTATTCATAGAcaaattttttttctatttcaggTGATATCCTCAGGCATTCAGCCTCTGCAGAACTTGATAGTTCTCATCTACGTTGGGGAGGAGAAGAAGAAGGAGTGGGCTCAGCACTGGATAACCCGAGGGTTCAGGGCCGTGGAGAAGCTTCTGTCTGCCTGTGCTGGGAAATACTGTGTGGGAGACGAGATTACTTTGGCTGACTGCTGTCTTGTGCCTCAAGTGTTCAATGCTAGAAGGtatgtattaattaagtaaataaaaataaagtacagtacaaataaagttaataagaaTGCACAGCAAATGTTACTTGTATTAACTGTTTTTTAATACCCTGATTTCAGGTTTCACGTAGACCTACGCCCTTTCCCCATAATTCTCCGCATCGATCGTGAGCTGGAGAATCACCCAGCGTTCCGCGCCGCCCACCCCTCCTCGCAGCCCGACTGCCCGCCAGAGGTCGCCAAATGAGCCCGAAACGACGCCACGTCCACATATTGGCCGCACACATCAAATACCTCGCTTTTACAGCGATacgtttgaatttagaactgtGGAGGACCAGATGAAAAAAGGTTGCCTATCTCTGGTAAACGGCACAAGCAATGCAGggtggtttttattattatctacgGTTTCATCTATAAAtacaatgcaatatttaaaggaaaataaaagtAGGATCCTGCTTCTGTGTATAACCAATCTGTGGACATGGTAGTAGTAACGGGTAGTTACTTTCTTGTATGaagatttttgcaattttatacaaaagtcGTCTCTTTTTCCTTTGATTACTCGTCATAGCCTTAAGCTTTTATTCTAATCTAGtctgataaataattttaagcaaCTTTTATAAGGTTTTGGGTATTAGATAAATTATACAGGTACATTTTTATGTATTCCGTTTATACtttccattattttaagatttatgacttaagaatttaaaattgtctaggattattatattagttattttttgtagttgtttattaatttttaactgtttatgtttttattataataaatattttttgttcaggaaatgattgtatattatttcatttttacctCAACCTTAATTTCTTCCTTGCAGATTCACAACTTGTATGAATATCGCAAATATTTATctgaaaacaaagaaagttGTGTAATTTGACTTTATTCCAATAaagttttaaagaaatatttaaataattctttgaatttagaacgttatctagacacacggcagtgtgtccgccaagttcgagcaaaaaaggcgacacaccggccgtgggttatattacacgaaccatttcgggccaaattcgacccccctgtaactcaaaatctattttatttacgcatatcaaatttctagtatctgttgagaccccctcacttatctaaaatacaaaatttcattaatatacctattgtaggtcttgagatattgacgtcagaaaatcgctatttttactatacactgattcactgattcacttattcactgactcactcatcaaaaacctagaccacttccaatggtcgtattgacttgaaatttggcatggaggtaggtctttatgtcaaggtaaagggaaaaatctgaaaatggccaagtgtgagtcagtttcaaaataatgaaggtgatttatacccggtgtaaatttatacccctaaggaactaaaacgaactaaatttatctacatttatataatatatcttcgaatggtcgtaccgatctgaaattcgttacaaaggtttgtatttagtcaaagtaaagtaaaaatctgaaaacggccaagagtgagtcactttcgaaaataacgaatgtgtaactttgatctaATATAAGTATGGAgcgaaaatgaataaataataagtattaactTATTTAAGTTGGTACCTACATGTATACCCATATATAGATTATTGATAAATGCGCCCGACACAAGACAAACCTCTGTGTTTGTCTGTCgcgggaatcaaacccgcgACGACATACGGCGTGTATAGGCGTCACAATAGGCCACCAATTATAATGCTGGTAGTTAGaatacttacttaggtaacAACTAACTAAAGACGTTGTTGTTTTAActatttgtaagtaggtacattttatatgTGTACGgagattatttattgtatacgtacaaattacttaaaaattaattgtaaaataggATTATAATATCAACATCAAGATCATATTCGTGCTGCTCGATCGAACCCTAATAAGTATAGTGATACGAGTCCTTCCCCGCCTCGGTGCCTACACTCGTCCGCGCGCGCTCTCATGCCATCCGTCCGCCGCGCTGCCCCCGCTCCTGCGTCGTAAGCGCGGGAGGCGGGGAGTCGACGAGCCCAAGCGTTCGGCAGCCGCGCGTCATACGCGCGAGCGCCCAGATGCTGTCCGGTTGTGTCTCAAAAACGTACCTATAAGTTTGCGATTTGCGAACCTAATTGCTTGATTTGAGTATCTATTGATGTATGCCTACAATTATACTATTACAATAGCTTGGTCTCGTTAATTTATAAGTTGTTCCAAGCAGAATTACCGtattttttctcaataaaaacATTGCTTTCTGTATTTTCATTCATACAATTCTTTCAtcacaagttaataaataagtaaacagaTTCCTACATACACACACCTTACATTCGAATCTAGTGAGGaagtaagtattaaaatgaATCGTACAGTAGAGTTAAAGATTAGCGAATCAGTAATTTTACACCAAATTATTCCTATGCCTCCCGATGGAAGTTGTCTGTTCCATTCAATTGCCTTTTCACTATATAATTGTACTGACCTGCAACGAGCAAGTACCTTGCGTGAGGAAATCGTCGACTATGTCTGTCGAAATTGGGAAGATTTGGCCGCATATACTTGCAAACATAACGGTGAGCCCTACAATTCTGTAGAGGAATATCGTCAAAGCATGCTCCGTCCGACAACTTATGGGGCTGTTTCGGAACTGAAAGCTGCAGGGGATTTATATCCCATAAGGATCGAAGTATACCGTAACGGTGATCTACTTGGGGTATTTGGTGTAGAGGGCCGTCCAATAAAACGCTTCACGGGGATCTATCTTCAGGACATTACGATGTCTGTAAGCCAGTTATGATTATTTCAACCTCTCCTGAAGTCCAGGATGAGATCACAGATCATTCTGAGAACGCAAACACATCGCGAAGAGGACGTCCACGAAAGCAGAAACAAGGCCGGCCCAAAACATCGGAAAAATCTCGTGCCAAGCAACTGCGTGAATCTAGCCAGCGTTACAGGAAAACACATCCTGAGGTTAACCGTATTGCCGTAAAACGTTATACAGACAAGAATCCTGAGGTTCACCAGAGCGCCGTGAAACGTTATACGGAGAAGAATCCCCAGGTAAATCAGAGGGCCGTAAAACGTTATAGGGACAGGAATCCTGAGGTTCAACAGAGCGCCGTGAAACGTTATACGGAGAAGAATCCCCAGGTTAATCAGAGGGCCGTAAAACGTTATAGGGACAGGAATCCTGAGGTTCACCAGAGCGCCGTGAAACGTTATACGGAGAAGAATCCCCAGGTTAATCAGAGGGCCGTAAAACGTTATAGGGACAGGAATCCTGAGGTTCACCAGAGCGCCGTGAAACGTTATACGGACAAAAATCCCCAGGTTAACCGACTTGCCGTAAAGAAGTACGCAAAGAAAAATCCTGAGGTTATTAAAAAGACTGCCAACATTTATCAGgccaaaaaaaagtttgcaTTCACAGGTGAAaatgatattgtaaataaattaacagataaaataaaagacagGTTGGAAGCAGAAAAAATTGTTAAGTGGGTTCTTCAGCGCCGTAAGAATATGTTAGACAATTACTTTAGAGTTTTCGAGCGAATTCAAACCAAAATTGTCATAAGCattgaaaagtttaaaaatctaCCCCCCGATgcaaaaacaactgataaaTTTACCGTTCTTGCTGGGGAATCTAAACATCAAAGTACTCAAGAACCATACTATTATGAGAgttcatataaattattgaattcaGATAAAACCATTGTACTGAACGAAAAGGGTCAGGCAATGGTCTTcgatttacatgaaaatagtaAAGGAAAACATAAATCTTGGTCTTGTGATCCTAAATTGTGTTTGTTGGATGAAGCAGTTCTGAAGAACCTGGAAGAgatttttctgtatttaatttcaaagtcAGCCCAAGACCAATATAGTTTGATATCTACTGAAAACCGCGAATATGTTTCAAGAATTAAAATACTCAACAATATTAAAGCCCATTTCCCTAAATTAAGAACTTTAACAAGAGACCTCTACCAGCTAGcattttactgtaaaaatatGAACACAATAGACTACAACCTAAATGCTGTCAATGAAGAGAAATTAAAAGAATTAGGAATTCCTTTCGATATTAATAATGCTGCTTGTGAAGTGAACTCCGACGAAATAGAGTTAAAAGAAGATTTaatcttagaaaaatataaaaatgcttacAGTAACCTTAAGAAAAGATCTGCCGATGTTCCAATACACCACTGTATATGCTGCCACAGGTTGCTTTGTTTACGGGAAATGTCGGCTATTAATAGATTAAGGAACCCAATTCAAACTGAGGTATGGCAAATATTGCAGGTGTTTAATAAAGCTCATCTCATACAGCCTAGTCctttcatttgtcatttgtgTTTGAGCAAAGTTAGAGCCAATGAATTACCATCGATATCTATactaaacaatttatattacaGTGACATACCAGAGCAACTGCGTACtctcaataattttgaaaaaatgttaattcAACGGGCTAAGGCTTTTCAGGTCATTACAAACTTAATACCAgtggcaaataaaaatatacctaacagacaaatgattaaaaaagttaaaggaAGGACATTTCATTTGCCACTGCCTTTAGAAACTACCcttaataaattacctaatcCCGAAGATCCTTTAAATGTAAATCAAGAACTTTATATACTCGTTAGAAGTTGtcctacaaaaaacaaaatcatgtGGCAAGACTTAGTCTGTatcaataatatatataaagcTTTGGAGTATCTGAAACTCAATAACATTCACTTTGCAAATATTATACTACCGCAAAAACCTGAGCATTTGTTAGTAAATCTTAACCAAGACCTGAATCACGCCATAGAAGTAACTGAAAATTACAAGTCGTCAGAAAACCAAGTGCAATCCTCACTCAAGTGACCGAGGAGAAAGAAAGTATTTACGAGGAATATACTATATATCCTCTAAATGAGAAGAAACAGAATAAAACAGCTACAGCTCTTTACCAAATGCTCAAGGTAAATGCAGCTCCACTTGATAGTCGCAACAAGGATATAGATACTTTATGCTTTCCAGACATATATAATGAAGGGAAATTCGGCCAGTTTTACGCAcgtgaaaagaaaattacaagTGCAGAATTCATAAAATCTCGTCTGACTTCGAAAGATCCAAGATTTAGACTTAATCAGCAATACCTATTCTACTTATTGAATGATGCAAATCTGAGACAGTTGAACGCGGGTATATATTATAAATTGAATGTTACCAATCGGAATCAAAAAATTACAGCTCAGGATTACTTAGAACAGTTGCAGAAAGACGAACTTGAAGGAGATTTAATGGCAATTTTCAGTCGATTACGGAATACAGAGCAATACTGGAAAAAGCCCAGAAGTGACGTCGTATGTATGACTCGTCATTATGGACCTGCCACGTGGTTCCTAACAATCAGCCCCTCCGAATGGATGTGGACGGACCTCGCGGATTACATTAAGGAAATAAATGGGCCGGATGTGAAAAAAAAGTCTACAAGCGAGTTGGTAGCTATGGATCCTGTGGCATCATCGAGATTCATCGATATTAAGTTTAAATCAATGTTAGATTTTCTCACATCACCCGAAGCGCCTTTGGGTGAAATAATACACTATTTCTGGCGAAGAGAATACCAAGCAAGGGCTTACAGCACTTTCATCTTATGCTGTGGGTAAAAATGCACCAATACTTCAAGAATCATCGGTTGAGGAAGTAGCTAGTTTCATCAGTAAATATGTTACGTGTGCTCTGCCCAACAAAATGTTTCACCCACACTGCATGAACGAGTTATCAATTACCAAACGCATAAGCATAATTCTTACTGCTTGCGAAAGAAAAAAACCAAATCGGGCTTCATAACTGTATGTAGATTTGGATTCCCACGTCCAGTGACTGAATCGTTAACGATAAAGAATGTGACCGAATCGATTGCTGCaagaaaaatgttaaattttaacaatagaCTATACAATATACCACGTACGGAGCAGTCGCGATACATCAATGATTACAATCCATCAATTCTCCTTGCCTGGAATGGTAATATGGATTTACAGTACGTCGGTGAAAAAACTGCAGTTttgaattattatattacaaaatataccaCAAAAGGAGAAAAATCCCACGCCATAGACACTTTCGATAATATAAATTCATCGAAATCTCTCGTCAGCAGGCTTTATAATGTCGGGCTTCGTGCTCTCAACAACAGAGAATGCGGCGCTCTGGAAGCGAGCGATACACTGTTAGGCATATCTTTACATGGAACAGACCCGCAAACCACCATAAGATGGCTGGATGTAAATATAAATCGCAACCGCCGAGTAAAGTCAAAAAAAGAAATTGAGCAGTTAGAATTAGATTCTACTGAATTATTTTTCGAGTCATGGGTAGACAATTACTATCCGCAACGCCCTAATGACTTAGAAAATATGAATTTGTATGACTTTGCTCGATGGTACGATATAAAAACCGCCGCACCTACTTTAGCAACTGTCGCgcaaacttacaaactattatcatcaaacaaatacataaaaaaacggCAGCGGCCTTATTTgataaatcattataattacgATGTGAATAAGTACCCAGAAAAATACTATTTCTCTATCTTACTTATGTTTTATCCGTGGAGAGATCTGGCTGTACTCAAAGCAGGTAAAGCCACTTACACAGAAGCTTTTGACTTCTTAAAAGATCAAATTAAAGATGGTACAAATTATGGACAGTTGCAAACAGAATTCTTGGATAATATAGAGAAAGCATTTGAATTGATTGCAGAGAAAGTAGCAGAGATTGAAGAAAATCGTCAGGAAGAAGATCAGGAAGATAACGGCATTGAAAACCCGCTGGACTTTGTGCCTGTTGAAGCTCAGAACGCCATGGCAGATTTTCGTGATGCAAAAGAGCCAGTGTCAGAAAACGACctcaaaaatatgataaaaggTCTCAACATAGACCAGAAAcgaatatttgacaaaattTGTAGTAGGTTGAAGGATGATAAAACAGTATTACGTTTATTTGTTAGTGGTACAGGGGGCACAGGAAAAAGTTATCTTATTAATACAGTGAAAAGTTGGGTCAGACTAAATTTAGATAAACTAGTGGCCGTGGCAGCACCTACAGGCATTGCGGCTTTTAATGTAAACGGCCTAACTATACACAGGCTTCTACAACTACCAGTAGAACATGGGAATTGTCCGAAATACACTGCCCTGTCGGACCAAGTCCTAAAAGTTTTAAGGAGTGATTTAAAAGAGGTGATACTGTTAATCATAGACGAGGTATCTATGATATCAAATATtacacttacatacatacatcttcGTTTATCAGAAATTTATAATACATTAGATGAAGAAGATGGCTGGTTTGGCAGACTGAATATCAT
The sequence above is a segment of the Helicoverpa armigera isolate CAAS_96S chromosome 20, ASM3070526v1, whole genome shotgun sequence genome. Coding sequences within it:
- the LOC110381023 gene encoding probable maleylacetoacetate isomerase 2 isoform X2, whose protein sequence is MGDIVETKPVLYSYWRSSCSWRVRIALNLKEIPYDIKAVSLIKGGGEQHCNEYREVNPMEQVPSLCIDGHTLVESLNIMHYLEETRPNQRPLMPQDCFKRAKVREICEVISSGIQPLQNLIVLIYVGEEKKKEWAQHWITRGFRAVEKLLSACAGKYCVGDEITLADCCLVPQVFNARRFHVDLRPFPIILRIDRELENHPAFRAAHPSSQPDCPPEVAK
- the LOC110381023 gene encoding probable maleylacetoacetate isomerase 2 isoform X1, with the protein product MNFVQHFAISVIKGLIIYCHKTKQSFVVLFVKKYINAVKITYYSKYNGNISAMAKPVLYSYWRSSCSWRVRIALNLKEIPYDIKAVSLIKGGGEQHCNEYREVNPMEQVPSLCIDGHTLVESLNIMHYLEETRPNQRPLMPQDCFKRAKVREICEVISSGIQPLQNLIVLIYVGEEKKKEWAQHWITRGFRAVEKLLSACAGKYCVGDEITLADCCLVPQVFNARRFHVDLRPFPIILRIDRELENHPAFRAAHPSSQPDCPPEVAK